In Halobacteria archaeon AArc-dxtr1, the sequence TTGTGACGCGGTCGTCCGACGGTCGTGCCCGGCCGCTCGAAGCAGGACCCCTTTCACCCTGGGATCGTCCGTTAGTCTCTGGTCCTGATCTATCCGCGGATGGCTGTCGATCGCTCGTGGTCGTTCGCCGAGCGTCGTCCGGTAAGCGCTCGGATTTCCCGTCTGTGGTTCGTTCGTCCGTCACCTCATTGTCTGGCCCCTCTGTCACCTCGTCGTCAGAACTATCACTCGCGCGAGACGGAGGGACGTGTGGTTCCGGATCGCGCTCGTCGTCGTCCGGGCCGGGAGCTCCCATTTCCCTCCACTTTGCTAAGGGACGCAATCAACCTTCTGCTCGGTGGCGTCTGCTGTTCGGGACCGGCCGGCTGTCGAAGCCCCGCTGTGGTGTGTCGCCGGCATCGGTCGATTCGCTATCCTTTTCTCTCTGACCTCGCATACGATGAGTGTGCCACTCGAGGGCCACACCCGGATCGTTCGCGAGCTCACCACCCGTGGATACAACGCCGAGCGGGAGGCGGTCACACTTATAGCGACCGCTGACGATCCAGCGGCGACCCTCGAACGCGTCGTCGACGATCTTTCCGACGATACGCTCGTAATCACTCAACACCACGTTCGATCGACCCTCGATTCTGAACCAGCAGCCGACAAATCGACCACCGTTTCATCTGCATCCGATACGGGAACAAATCACACGACTGAAACTGATAGTCCAGTCGAAACGAAGGGGTCTCCTTCGGACGCTCTCACTACTGCAGACGCTCCTGTTGGAGACACACCATCCAGTCATGCGCCTGCTGAAGAGACTGCGTCAACTGAGTCTCAGCAAGCGCGGACGTCTGAGTCTCAACAAGCGCGGACGTCTGTCGATGAGGACCGATTCGACCGAGCGCAAGATCCGGCGCTTCGCTCGCTCGACATCGCGGGCGACATGACCGGTGAGAGCACTGGCACGGGCGAGTACTCGGATTTCGTCGCCGTCTTTCGGGACCGGCTCGAGCGGCTGGGGTCGAAGCTCCGCGGTCGGGTCAATCACCGCCCTGCGAGCGCAATTGGGAGCATGCCTGGTGGCAGCGAGGCCGCGATGGTCGGGCTGGTCAACGACGTCCGGTCGACCGCCAGCGGCCACTGGCTGATCGAACTGGAGGATGCGTCCGGAACCTTCCCCTGGCTGGTGATGAAAGACCGCGAGTACGTCGACCTCGTCGACGAACTACTCTACGACGAGGTGATCGCGATGGAGGGGACGCTCGCCGACGACGCCGGGATCGCGTTCGTCGACTCGATGTACTTCCCGGACGTCCCCCGCACCCACGAGCCGTCGACGGCGGACCGCCACGTACAGGCGGCGCTCATCAGCGACGTCCACGTCGGCAGCCAGGAGTTCATGGAAGACGCCTGGAACCGCTTTACAGACTGGCTCCACACGCCCGCGGCCCAACACGTCGAGTACCTGTTGATCGCCGGCGACATGGTTGAGGGCGTCGGCGTCTACCCAAACCAGGACGAAGAACTCGACGTCGTCGACATCTACGACCAGTACGCGGCGTTCAGCGAGCACCTGAAGTCTGTTCCCGGTGACATGGAGATCGTCATGATCCCGGGCAATCACGACGCGGTCCGACTCGCCGAACCGCAGCCCGGATTCTCCGAGGAGCTCCGAGAGATCATGTCGGCCCACGACGCCCGCATCGTCAGCAATCCGTCGACGGTCACGATCGAGGGTGTCACCGTGCTCATGTACCACGGCGTCTCGCTGGACGAGGTAATCGCCGAACTACCCGAAGAGAAGGCGAGTTACGACGATCCCCACAAGGCGATGTACCAGCTGTTAAAGAAGCGCCACGTCGCCCCGCAGTTCGGCGGCCACACTCGCCTCGCCCCCGAGGAGAAAGACTACCTCACCATCGACGAGGTGCCCGACATCTTCCATACGGGCCACGTCCACAAGCTCGGCTTCGGCAAGTACCACAACGTCCTCGCGATCAACTCCGGCTGCTGGCAGGCCCAGACGGACTTCCAGCGCAGCGTCAACATCGACCCCGACTCCGGGTTCGCCCCGATCGTCGACCTCGATACGTTAGACGTGACGGTCCAGAAGTTCAGCTGAGCCCGCGTCACGTGGTCGAGCCGTCCCCCTTCGTTGAGTCCGTGTCGCTCCCCCAGCCGCTCGCTGTCTACACACTGTGCTACGGTTCCAGTCGAAACTTCTCGGTCTGGGAGCCGTCGAACTGTGGCCCGCTTCCGCAGTGTCGAAAGCCCAACTGCTCTACTGCAGTACTGACCGCCTCGTTGTCGGGCGAGACGAGGAGTTCGACGCTCATTCCCTCGCTCTCTGCGAACCGGACCGGCTCGGCGAGCAGGCGCTGGCACGCCTGATCGGTGCCGCCGATCTGCGTGATGTGGACGGTGTCACCCCTCGCGTCGAAGCTCACGAAGCCCAGAATGTCTTCCGGTTGCGAGCCGCCGTATCGGGGTTCGCTGCCCGAGACGTCCGCGTTCGGATCTCGAACGCCGTCTTCGGCGATCCGCACTGTCCGATCGTGGACGAGGTTTCGCATCACGTCGGTCGGCGAGTTGGCGATCGCCGCGATGGCGTCGGCGTCGGCCTCGAGCGCGTCCCGTACGTTCATCGTCCCGTGGTAATGATGTGCACGAACATAAATCCCGCCCGCGGAGACAGGTAGACCAACCCAAGTCGGTGTGACTGTCTCGAGTAACTGAATATCCAGCTGGATCGACTTGGATGACGAACAGTTACGCCTGCGATGGGACACAGTTATCTGCCCCCTCTGGTAAAGGAGTGGCACATGACCATCACTCACACCGTCTCTCAGGATGGGGTGTTCGTATGCGCGTTCTAGCCAAGTTCGGCGGTACGAGCCTCGGCAGCGGCGATCGGATCAACCGCGCCGCCGATTCCGTCGCTGCGGCCGTCGAGGACGGCCACGAGATCGCCGTCGTCGCCAGCGCGATGGGGTCGACGACCGACGATCTTCTCGACGAGATCACCTTCGACACCAGCGATCAGGACCGCGCACAGATCGTGAGCATGGGCGAGCGGACCTCGGTCCGCATGCTTAAAGCCGCTCTCTCCTCGCGGGGCATCGACGCGATGTTCTTGGAGCCCGGCAGCGAGTACTGGCCGGTTATCACCGACGAGCACGGCGAGGTCGACGTCGAGCGAACGCGCGAGCGCGCGACTGAGCTCGCTGCCAAGTTAGACGGCGTCGTTCCCGTCATCACCGGCTTCCTCGCCGAAGGAATCGACGGCTCGGTTACCACCCTCGGTCGCGGAGGTAGTGACACCACGGCCGTCATGCTCGGCAACTACATGGAAGCCGACGAGGTCGTCATCGTCACCGACGTCGAAGGCGTCATGACCGGCGACCCGAACGTCGTCGAGGGCGCCCGAAACGTCGGCGAGATATCCGTCGACGAGCTGCGAAATCTCTCGTTCCGCGGCGCTGAGGTCGTCGCTCCCTCCGCGCTATCGTACAAAGACCGGGGTCTCGACGTCCGCGTCGTCCACTACCAGCACGGTGATCTTCTCTCCGGTGGGACGAGCATCGAGGGTCAGTTCGAGAGTCTCGTCGATCTGCGCGAACAGCCACTTGCCTGTCTGACTGTCGCGGGACGGGCGATTCGCAACCAGTCGGGCATCTTTCAGTCGCTTGCGGACGCCTTAGGTGATAACGAGGTCAACATCGACGCCGTCGCCAGCGGCGCAGACACCGTCACCTTCTACATCGACGAGGACGAGGCCGAGCGCGCCGAGAACATCCTCCACCGCGAGGTCGTCACGAGCGATACACTCTCGAGTGTCACCGTCGACTCCCCGATTGCGGCGATCCGCGTCACCGGCGGCGA encodes:
- a CDS encoding aspartate kinase, with product MRVLAKFGGTSLGSGDRINRAADSVAAAVEDGHEIAVVASAMGSTTDDLLDEITFDTSDQDRAQIVSMGERTSVRMLKAALSSRGIDAMFLEPGSEYWPVITDEHGEVDVERTRERATELAAKLDGVVPVITGFLAEGIDGSVTTLGRGGSDTTAVMLGNYMEADEVVIVTDVEGVMTGDPNVVEGARNVGEISVDELRNLSFRGAEVVAPSALSYKDRGLDVRVVHYQHGDLLSGGTSIEGQFESLVDLREQPLACLTVAGRAIRNQSGIFQSLADALGDNEVNIDAVASGADTVTFYIDEDEAERAENILHREVVTSDTLSSVTVDSPIAAIRVTGGELPNQPGIVSEIVNPIADARINLQDIITSATSVALFVDWEDREKTLELTQDLF
- a CDS encoding DNA-directed DNA polymerase II small subunit, whose protein sequence is MPLEGHTRIVRELTTRGYNAEREAVTLIATADDPAATLERVVDDLSDDTLVITQHHVRSTLDSEPAADKSTTVSSASDTGTNHTTETDSPVETKGSPSDALTTADAPVGDTPSSHAPAEETASTESQQARTSESQQARTSVDEDRFDRAQDPALRSLDIAGDMTGESTGTGEYSDFVAVFRDRLERLGSKLRGRVNHRPASAIGSMPGGSEAAMVGLVNDVRSTASGHWLIELEDASGTFPWLVMKDREYVDLVDELLYDEVIAMEGTLADDAGIAFVDSMYFPDVPRTHEPSTADRHVQAALISDVHVGSQEFMEDAWNRFTDWLHTPAAQHVEYLLIAGDMVEGVGVYPNQDEELDVVDIYDQYAAFSEHLKSVPGDMEIVMIPGNHDAVRLAEPQPGFSEELREIMSAHDARIVSNPSTVTIEGVTVLMYHGVSLDEVIAELPEEKASYDDPHKAMYQLLKKRHVAPQFGGHTRLAPEEKDYLTIDEVPDIFHTGHVHKLGFGKYHNVLAINSGCWQAQTDFQRSVNIDPDSGFAPIVDLDTLDVTVQKFS